ATTGAAAATAAAGACATTGAAAATAAAGAAGAAAAAAATTTAGAATATAATAAAATGAATAATAAAAGTGAAAACTTATATAAGGAAATTCATATAGTAGTTAATGATGAGAAAATTACTTTAAAAGAAAAAGAAAAGTATGTATTTATTGATGTTTTTAATTATATAGACTTTGATTTAACAGTTTCAAAAGGAAATTTAGTACTTTTATTAAATGAACAAAAAGCAGGATACTATGATGAGCTTAAAGACGGAGATGTTATAAAAATATTTTGGGAAAATATTTAACTAAAAGGGAGCAATCTAATGGAAATTATAAAAGAAGCTAATAAAATAAAAGAAGAATTAATTAATATAAGAAGAGATTTTCACATGAATCCTGAATTAGATTTTGATCTTCCAAGGACCACAGGAAAAATAGAAGAAATATTAAAAAAAGAAAATATAGAATATTACAGAACATCTAAAAATGGAATTTGCGCTATTATAAGAGGAAATGGTGAAAAAACAATAGCAATAAGGGCGGATATGGATGCACTACCTATGGAAGATAGAAAACATTGTGAGTATTCATCTAAAGTAAAGGGAAGAATGCATGCTTGTGGTCATGACGTGCACACTACTATTTTAATTGGTGCCTGTAAAGTATTAAATACCATGAGAGACAAACTAAATGGAAATGTAAAATTTATTTTTGAACCAGCAGAAGAAACTACAGGTGGAGCTATTCATATGATTGATGAAGGAGTTCTTGAAAATCCTAAAGTTGATGCCATAATAGGTCTTCATGTAGAGCCTAATATAAGTGCAGGAAAAATAGGAATAAAAAGAGATGTTGTAAATGCAGCATCCAATCCATTTACCATAAAAATAATGGGTAAAGGTGGTCATGGTGCATATCCACATAGCACTATAGATCCTATTATAATAAGTGCAAATGTAATAAATGCACTTCAAAATATAATTAGTAGAGAAATACCTCCAACAGATGCGGCTTTAATTACTATAGGGTCAATTCATGGAGGAACAGCTCAAAATATAATACCAGAAGAAGTTGAAATATCAGGTATTATGAGAACAATGACAAAAGAGCATAGAGAGTATGTAAAGGAAAGATTAGTTCAAGTAGTTACAGGAGTAACAGAATCAATGAGAGGAAAATGTGAAATTAAAATTGATGAAAGTTATCCTTGTCTTTATAATGATGATACTGTAGTGGATATTCTTGAAAATTCAGCAAAAACTATAATTGGAGAAGAAAATATAATATCTTTAAAGAAGCCAACTATGGGAGTTGAAAGTTTTGCGTATTTTTCTATGGAAAGACCATCAGCTTTCTACTACTTAGGAACAGGTAATGCTGAAAAAGATACAAATTATCCACTTCATAGTAATTATTTTAATGTAGATGAAGATGCAATTACAATTGGTGTTGAGATTCATTGTAAGACAGTAATAGACTTTTTAAACAACTTATAAAGAAGAACCTTACAAGCTATTTATAGTATTATAAACTACGGCTTGTAAGGTTTATATAATAATTAAGTTGTAAACTCATATTTATTAGTATATAATTTTTGTATTGCGTCGAAAAAGAGAGATTATTAATAGAATATATGGTATTATCATTTGGAGGTATAATATGAGAATAGAAATAGGACCTAATGAAGCGGGACAAAGACTAGATAAATTTTGCAGAAAATGGTTAGAAGATGTTCCACTAGGAGCTATATTTAAAGCACTTAGAAAAGGCGATATTAGAGTAAATGGAAAAAAAGCAAAAC
This Clostridium novyi NT DNA region includes the following protein-coding sequences:
- a CDS encoding M20 metallopeptidase family protein, with the translated sequence MEIIKEANKIKEELINIRRDFHMNPELDFDLPRTTGKIEEILKKENIEYYRTSKNGICAIIRGNGEKTIAIRADMDALPMEDRKHCEYSSKVKGRMHACGHDVHTTILIGACKVLNTMRDKLNGNVKFIFEPAEETTGGAIHMIDEGVLENPKVDAIIGLHVEPNISAGKIGIKRDVVNAASNPFTIKIMGKGGHGAYPHSTIDPIIISANVINALQNIISREIPPTDAALITIGSIHGGTAQNIIPEEVEISGIMRTMTKEHREYVKERLVQVVTGVTESMRGKCEIKIDESYPCLYNDDTVVDILENSAKTIIGEENIISLKKPTMGVESFAYFSMERPSAFYYLGTGNAEKDTNYPLHSNYFNVDEDAITIGVEIHCKTVIDFLNNL